The following coding sequences are from one Candidatus Nitrohelix vancouverensis window:
- the tsaE gene encoding tRNA (adenosine(37)-N6)-threonylcarbamoyltransferase complex ATPase subunit type 1 TsaE has translation MQFKTESPEETLALGQSIGRCLKRQDIVLFHGDLGAGKTTLTQGICNGLGMTDYVRSPTFTLINEYSGNIPIYHIDLYRLDTFADVNNLGLEDYLFGDGVTLVEWAEKLIPSEGASLRDSFGIDKFLEIRILSPGPQSRLIHLSPTLMPDHDWSIFPLQK, from the coding sequence ATGCAATTCAAGACCGAAAGCCCTGAAGAAACCCTGGCGCTTGGACAATCGATCGGACGCTGTTTGAAACGACAGGACATCGTGCTGTTTCATGGCGATCTCGGCGCAGGCAAGACCACGCTCACCCAGGGAATCTGCAATGGCCTTGGAATGACCGACTATGTGCGCAGTCCCACCTTCACGCTGATCAACGAATATTCAGGAAATATTCCGATCTATCATATCGATCTCTACCGTCTCGACACCTTCGCCGACGTGAACAATCTGGGACTCGAAGATTATTTGTTTGGCGACGGCGTCACCCTCGTGGAGTGGGCCGAAAAATTAATACCTTCTGAAGGCGCCTCGCTGAGAGATAGTTTTGGAATTGATAAGTTTTTGGAAATACGCATTTTATCGCCCGGCCCCCAATCCCGCCTGATTCATCTGTCCCCCACGCTGATGCCCGATCACGACTGGTCAATTTTCCCTTTACAAAAATAG
- a CDS encoding DUF1835 domain-containing protein — MHNVELLITNGDSAAHLLQQAGIGSKILPWRDVLHEGPIPQDQDDLQLAETRARFIVSQRWGEYGPTLKQFRERDELLARGSAYNRISLWFEHDLYDQLQLLQVLDRCKALPLDKLFLVQATDFLGTQTPESIAEFRKLERPVTGEQIALAQSAWQALRAPSPEALANLAGNDLAELPFLKNSLTRLLKELPSTSNGLNLTQQHILQIVGQNPEITARELFGKYNEAETPAFMGDWSFWRWLDGMTMPSHALIDGLPPGGYPFRKSREQASIYLQSKLSLSALGESILNGAEDLIDTLGIDRWVGGVHLTTTDCWRWDPENHRPQAPK, encoded by the coding sequence ATGCATAATGTTGAACTGCTCATAACCAACGGCGATTCCGCCGCCCACCTGCTTCAGCAAGCCGGGATCGGAAGCAAGATTCTGCCCTGGCGCGACGTTCTGCACGAAGGCCCTATACCGCAAGATCAGGACGACCTGCAACTGGCGGAAACCCGCGCCCGCTTTATCGTTTCGCAACGCTGGGGAGAATACGGCCCCACCCTCAAACAGTTTCGCGAACGCGACGAGCTGTTGGCCCGCGGCTCGGCCTACAACCGGATTTCCCTCTGGTTCGAACACGATCTCTACGATCAGTTGCAACTCCTACAGGTGTTGGACCGATGCAAGGCTTTGCCCCTCGACAAATTGTTTCTGGTTCAGGCCACGGATTTTCTAGGAACCCAGACTCCCGAAAGCATCGCCGAATTCCGAAAACTTGAACGCCCCGTAACCGGCGAGCAAATAGCGCTGGCCCAAAGCGCATGGCAGGCTCTACGCGCCCCTTCGCCCGAAGCGCTCGCAAACCTCGCTGGCAACGATCTTGCTGAACTTCCCTTTTTAAAAAATTCGCTGACGCGCCTGCTGAAGGAACTTCCATCCACAAGCAATGGACTGAACCTGACGCAACAACACATACTGCAAATCGTCGGTCAAAATCCGGAAATAACCGCAAGGGAACTTTTCGGGAAATACAACGAAGCGGAAACTCCGGCCTTCATGGGCGATTGGTCCTTCTGGCGTTGGCTCGACGGAATGACGATGCCTTCGCATGCCCTGATCGACGGCTTGCCTCCGGGCGGCTATCCCTTTCGCAAGAGCCGGGAACAAGCCTCGATCTATCTGCAATCCAAACTCAGCCTCAGCGCTTTGGGTGAAAGCATTCTCAACGGAGCCGAGGATTTGATTGACACGCTGGGAATCGACCGCTGGGTGGGCGGCGTCCACCTGACCACAACAGATTGCTGGCGTTGGGACCCAGAGAATCATCGCCCCCAGGCGCCTAAATAA
- a CDS encoding NAD(P)H-hydrate dehydratase, with product MRPVALAKEMQSVDARSIEAYGIPGIVLMENAGREIVRLLERRWDDIADKKFIIVAGKGNNGGDGFVIARHLKNSGATVRILLAGKLTEITKSSAINANIAQKMEIPIIEAGPDNWASQRHHIRHCDAIIDALFGVGLKPPLRDFYQTVVESLNQQNKFMVSVDIPSGLDSDTGQISGPHIKADLTVGLALYKRSHLLYPSAGEMGEVEIVDIGIPQSAVDEEQIQVSMVESDDIAQWAPHRPSDSHKGVYGHALVVAGSKGKTGAAGLTALAALRSGCGLVTLAIPEDCMGFAEQLPLEVMTVALPQSKSGALSSQALDTILKLCKEKSALAIGPGLSVNDDTIRLMRDLLPALSIPMVIDADALNNLEGQVADALKGDAPKILTPHPKEMARLTGLSVAEIQADRIAVASRFAQEHQVSLILKGAYSVIAHTDGRSYINPTGNEGMATAGSGDVLTGIIAGLLAQGIDADKAALSGAYLHGYAGDLYASRNGSVSLIASDIINALPECIRSIYK from the coding sequence ATGCGCCCTGTAGCCCTGGCCAAAGAAATGCAATCGGTGGACGCCCGTTCCATCGAAGCCTACGGCATTCCCGGCATCGTCCTCATGGAAAACGCCGGTCGCGAAATTGTGCGCCTGCTGGAGCGCCGGTGGGACGATATTGCCGACAAAAAATTCATCATCGTCGCCGGTAAAGGCAATAACGGCGGCGACGGCTTCGTCATCGCCAGACACCTCAAAAATTCTGGCGCAACGGTTCGCATCCTGCTCGCGGGCAAGCTGACTGAGATCACCAAAAGCTCTGCGATCAACGCCAACATCGCGCAAAAGATGGAAATTCCCATCATCGAAGCAGGCCCTGACAACTGGGCCTCCCAGCGTCATCATATCCGGCATTGCGACGCGATCATCGACGCCTTGTTTGGCGTCGGCTTGAAACCTCCCCTGCGCGATTTTTATCAGACGGTGGTGGAAAGCCTGAACCAGCAAAACAAATTCATGGTCTCCGTCGACATCCCGTCGGGGCTGGATTCGGACACAGGCCAGATCAGCGGCCCGCATATCAAAGCCGACCTCACCGTCGGATTAGCCTTGTACAAACGCAGTCACCTGCTCTACCCCTCCGCTGGAGAAATGGGGGAAGTCGAAATCGTCGATATTGGCATTCCGCAAAGCGCCGTCGATGAGGAACAGATTCAAGTTTCAATGGTCGAATCGGACGACATCGCGCAATGGGCTCCACACCGCCCCAGTGATTCGCATAAAGGCGTCTACGGTCACGCTCTGGTCGTCGCCGGTTCCAAAGGCAAAACCGGCGCGGCGGGTTTGACCGCTCTGGCCGCCCTGCGTTCCGGTTGCGGGCTGGTCACTCTCGCAATCCCCGAAGATTGCATGGGCTTTGCCGAGCAACTGCCGCTGGAAGTCATGACCGTCGCCCTGCCGCAGAGCAAATCAGGCGCTCTGTCGAGTCAGGCTTTGGATACGATTTTAAAATTGTGCAAGGAGAAATCGGCGCTCGCCATCGGCCCCGGACTTTCGGTTAACGACGACACGATCCGTCTCATGCGCGACCTGCTCCCTGCGCTCTCAATTCCCATGGTGATCGACGCCGATGCGCTCAACAATCTAGAGGGACAAGTCGCCGATGCCTTGAAAGGAGACGCGCCAAAAATCCTGACGCCGCATCCCAAGGAAATGGCGCGCCTGACTGGTCTGAGCGTCGCCGAAATTCAGGCGGATCGCATTGCCGTCGCCTCCCGTTTCGCACAGGAGCATCAGGTCAGCCTGATTTTGAAAGGCGCCTATTCGGTCATCGCCCATACCGACGGACGCTCCTATATCAACCCCACAGGCAACGAAGGCATGGCGACGGCGGGTTCCGGCGACGTCTTGACGGGAATCATTGCGGGTCTGTTGGCGCAGGGAATCGACGCCGACAAGGCCGCCCTGTCCGGCGCCTATCTGCACGGGTATGCGGGCGATTTATACGCATCGCGAAACGGAAGCGTGAGCCTGATCGCCAGCGATATCATCAATGCCTTGCCGGAATGCATTCGATCGATTTATAAATAG
- a CDS encoding glutathione peroxidase — translation MDTVHEFKARRINGDEIDLSSYKDEVLLIVNGASKCGYTPQYKDLQALYQKYRERGLRILLFPCNDFLHQEEDDEQTIQQFCSVKFGVEFDLFEKVKILGSEPHPLYQFLQACGKPAVSPGGLKPTLFSFFKKLAYFLMGKKPQLPAGVQWNFHKFLISRKGEVVSHFLSEVEPFDPELIRQIESELDA, via the coding sequence ATGGATACTGTACACGAATTCAAGGCGCGTCGAATCAATGGCGATGAAATTGACTTGTCCTCTTACAAGGACGAGGTTTTGCTGATTGTAAACGGCGCGTCAAAATGCGGTTACACGCCGCAATATAAAGATTTACAGGCTTTATATCAGAAGTATCGCGAGCGCGGTTTGCGCATCCTGTTATTTCCCTGCAATGATTTTCTGCATCAGGAAGAAGACGATGAACAAACGATTCAACAATTTTGTAGCGTCAAGTTTGGCGTCGAGTTCGATTTATTTGAAAAGGTGAAAATACTGGGTTCGGAACCACACCCCTTGTACCAGTTTCTGCAGGCTTGCGGGAAACCCGCAGTTTCGCCGGGCGGACTGAAACCGACCTTGTTTTCATTTTTCAAGAAACTGGCTTATTTCTTAATGGGTAAAAAACCGCAACTTCCGGCCGGAGTGCAATGGAATTTTCACAAATTCCTGATTTCGAGAAAAGGCGAGGTGGTTTCGCATTTTCTCAGCGAAGTGGAGCCGTTTGATCCCGAGTTGATTCGTCAGATTGAGAGCGAACTGGACGCCTAG
- a CDS encoding glycogen/starch/alpha-glucan phosphorylase has product MNNKTANGKSSVEKISEKEAIKEAFCSHLKYSLATTQENATPLERFTSLAYAIRNFLLEKWTHTQKTYYENGTKQVNYLSMEYLIGRLLYQNVINLGLTEELKLAMEELGEDLGAIEEVELEAGLGNGGLGRLAACFMESMASLDIPGFGYGIRYEYGIFQQNIENGFQVEHADNWLRLGNPWEIPRPEITYPIKFYGRVESHTEPDGRIAFNWVDTHDDVLAMAYDTPVPGYQTHTVNNLRLWSARSTCDFDFDFFNSGDYIRAMTSKQESETISKVLYPNDNIAQGRELRLKQEYFFVSASLQDLLKRYKHFNRSFDEFSDFMAVQLNDTHPSLAVPELMRLLMDEEGLPWDKAWEITVSTMGYTNHTVLPEALEKWPVSLMEKILPRHLQIIYEINHRFLQKIRVEQNVDDAQTRALSLIEEGDVPQVRMAHVAIVGSHTINGVAQLHSKILREQIFNNFYKLFPERFINITNGISPRIWLKQCNPGLEALVSQYTGKAWGGNLDSLESLIDHIDDEAFCQRWRSVKRDNKLRLIEQVQKTLGVQLNPDSIFDVHIKRIHEYKRQLLNILHAIVLYTRIKKNPDGKRTPRSVIFAGKAAPGYFMAKRIIKLITSVAEKINNDAQIGDALKVVFLPNYSVSLAEKIIPAADLSQQISTAGMEASGTGNMKLALNGAVTLGTLDGANIEILEEVGAENIYIFGMTADEVKQFKTRRHQPAQAVDPELKVALDMIREGYFSKGDPNLFHPILDALFSPDDAYCILADFADYSRVQLEAENDFMDSALWTRKSILNSIHMGRFSSDRSIVEYSTRVWGVHPKNGSFPDTFDKHIERAPYACL; this is encoded by the coding sequence ATGAACAACAAAACGGCTAACGGAAAATCCTCCGTTGAAAAAATCTCCGAAAAGGAAGCCATCAAAGAGGCCTTCTGTTCGCATCTCAAATACAGTCTGGCCACCACTCAGGAAAACGCAACGCCGCTGGAACGATTCACCAGCCTGGCCTACGCGATCCGAAATTTCCTGTTGGAAAAATGGACCCACACTCAAAAGACCTATTATGAGAATGGAACCAAACAAGTCAATTATCTTTCGATGGAATATTTGATCGGTCGCCTGCTCTATCAAAACGTCATCAACCTCGGATTGACCGAAGAGCTCAAATTGGCAATGGAAGAACTGGGCGAAGACCTCGGAGCGATCGAGGAAGTCGAGCTGGAAGCGGGACTGGGCAATGGCGGTCTGGGACGTTTGGCGGCTTGCTTCATGGAATCCATGGCCTCTCTCGACATCCCTGGCTTTGGCTACGGCATTCGTTACGAGTACGGAATTTTCCAGCAGAATATAGAGAACGGTTTCCAGGTCGAACATGCCGACAACTGGTTGCGACTCGGCAACCCCTGGGAAATCCCGCGACCGGAAATCACCTACCCCATCAAATTTTATGGTCGCGTCGAATCGCACACGGAACCCGATGGAAGGATCGCTTTCAACTGGGTCGACACCCACGACGATGTCCTCGCAATGGCCTACGACACGCCCGTTCCGGGATATCAAACGCATACCGTCAACAACCTTCGCCTCTGGAGCGCGCGTTCCACCTGCGATTTCGATTTTGATTTCTTCAATTCCGGCGACTACATCCGCGCCATGACCAGCAAGCAGGAAAGCGAAACCATTTCCAAGGTGCTTTATCCAAACGACAATATTGCGCAAGGTCGTGAGTTGAGATTGAAGCAGGAATATTTTTTCGTGTCCGCGTCGCTTCAAGACCTGTTGAAACGCTACAAACACTTCAATCGCAGTTTTGACGAGTTCAGCGACTTCATGGCCGTGCAGTTGAACGACACGCACCCCTCTCTCGCCGTTCCCGAATTGATGCGCCTGCTGATGGATGAGGAAGGTCTGCCCTGGGACAAAGCCTGGGAGATCACCGTCAGCACGATGGGATACACCAATCACACGGTTCTGCCGGAAGCGTTGGAAAAATGGCCGGTGTCTCTCATGGAGAAAATTCTGCCGCGGCATTTACAAATCATCTATGAGATCAACCACCGTTTTTTACAAAAAATTCGCGTAGAGCAGAATGTAGACGACGCACAGACCCGCGCCCTCTCCCTGATCGAAGAAGGAGATGTTCCACAAGTGCGCATGGCGCATGTGGCGATTGTCGGCAGTCATACCATCAATGGCGTGGCCCAACTGCACAGCAAGATACTCCGGGAACAAATATTCAATAATTTCTACAAGCTCTTTCCCGAACGCTTCATCAATATCACTAACGGAATTTCGCCCCGCATCTGGCTGAAACAATGCAACCCCGGTCTCGAAGCGCTGGTCTCGCAATACACCGGCAAGGCATGGGGGGGCAATCTCGATTCGCTCGAATCGCTCATCGACCACATCGACGACGAAGCGTTCTGTCAACGATGGCGAAGCGTCAAGCGCGACAACAAATTGAGACTGATCGAACAGGTTCAGAAAACGCTTGGCGTTCAGCTCAACCCCGACTCAATTTTTGACGTGCATATCAAGCGCATTCACGAATACAAACGGCAGTTGCTGAATATTCTCCATGCCATCGTTCTTTACACGCGCATCAAAAAAAATCCTGACGGGAAGCGCACGCCGCGAAGCGTTATCTTTGCAGGGAAAGCGGCGCCGGGATATTTTATGGCGAAACGCATCATCAAACTGATCACAAGCGTCGCCGAGAAAATCAATAACGATGCGCAAATCGGAGATGCATTGAAAGTTGTGTTCCTTCCCAATTATTCCGTTTCGCTGGCAGAAAAGATCATCCCTGCGGCGGACCTGTCCCAGCAAATTTCAACTGCCGGAATGGAAGCTTCTGGTACCGGCAACATGAAACTCGCCCTCAATGGCGCGGTGACGCTGGGAACGCTGGATGGAGCGAACATCGAAATACTGGAGGAAGTCGGCGCGGAGAACATCTATATTTTTGGCATGACCGCAGACGAGGTCAAACAATTCAAAACGAGGCGTCATCAACCGGCGCAAGCCGTCGACCCCGAACTGAAAGTTGCGTTGGATATGATCCGCGAGGGCTATTTCTCAAAAGGCGATCCAAATCTCTTTCACCCGATTCTGGACGCTTTGTTCAGTCCCGACGACGCTTATTGCATCCTCGCAGATTTCGCCGATTATTCGCGAGTTCAACTCGAAGCGGAAAATGATTTTATGGATTCGGCGCTCTGGACGCGCAAATCGATCCTGAACTCGATCCATATGGGGCGATTCTCCAGCGATCGTTCCATCGTCGAATATTCGACACGCGTCTGGGGAGTGCATCCAAAGAACGGTTCCTTTCCAGACACATTTGACAAACACATCGAACGGGCTCCCTATGCTTGTCTTTAA
- a CDS encoding UTP--glucose-1-phosphate uridylyltransferase, translating to MNKKSFPNSDTDLPLDDPEKTEFMRLFSRCFSQEAQRLDWHALESPSASEMIPYESLPDASSRDLSLLDRVAVCKLNGGLGTSMGCTQTKSTIQVAGKHSFLELILQQIRCLNEQAGSDIPLILMNSFYTDEETRQVIANGSSGVRVEMVLQNKFPRIHSETKQALDEGEFGKEAWYPPGHGDLFNCFYRQGMIDALLQEGRDILFVSNSDNLGAEMDPKILACMLREDIPFLMEMTPKTKADVKGGTLYVQDGRLKLLEIARVPSEHIEEFQGQSKFKVFNTNNIWINLRHLKSRMEEGSFDLEVVKNYKEVGGVAVIQLETALGSALDCFPNARGLVVSRERFLPVKTTSDLLLLHSDLFEFQRGAPRSANQDLPQIRLSESFTHLEDFHERFPEPVCMKELVSLEIVGDVRFEGRCTFKGNVRLESTNLPLVIQENAILENCSLIQ from the coding sequence ATGAATAAAAAGAGCTTTCCGAATTCTGATACGGACCTACCTCTGGACGATCCGGAAAAAACGGAGTTTATGCGTTTGTTTTCGCGTTGTTTCTCGCAGGAAGCACAGAGACTGGACTGGCATGCCCTTGAATCCCCGAGCGCTTCGGAAATGATCCCTTATGAATCTTTGCCGGACGCCTCCAGCAGGGATTTGTCTTTGCTGGATCGCGTCGCCGTCTGCAAATTGAATGGCGGACTGGGCACCAGCATGGGATGCACGCAGACCAAATCGACGATACAAGTTGCGGGAAAGCATTCCTTTCTGGAATTGATCCTGCAACAAATTCGTTGCTTGAATGAACAGGCCGGCAGCGACATTCCCCTGATTTTGATGAACAGTTTTTACACGGATGAAGAGACGCGGCAGGTCATCGCAAACGGTTCCTCCGGCGTGCGCGTGGAAATGGTTTTGCAAAATAAATTCCCTAGAATTCACTCTGAAACAAAACAGGCGCTGGACGAGGGGGAGTTTGGTAAAGAGGCCTGGTACCCGCCGGGGCACGGCGATTTGTTCAATTGTTTTTATCGCCAGGGCATGATCGATGCGCTGTTGCAAGAAGGCAGGGATATCCTGTTTGTTTCCAACTCCGACAATCTGGGCGCGGAGATGGACCCAAAAATCCTGGCTTGCATGCTCCGGGAAGACATTCCTTTTTTAATGGAGATGACTCCAAAAACCAAAGCGGATGTTAAAGGCGGAACCCTGTATGTTCAGGATGGGCGTTTGAAATTGCTCGAAATTGCTCGCGTGCCTTCGGAGCATATCGAAGAGTTTCAAGGCCAATCAAAATTCAAGGTTTTCAATACCAACAATATATGGATTAACCTGCGGCATTTAAAAAGTCGAATGGAAGAAGGCTCATTCGATCTGGAGGTAGTTAAGAATTATAAGGAAGTCGGCGGCGTCGCTGTCATTCAATTGGAGACGGCGCTAGGCTCCGCGTTGGATTGCTTCCCCAATGCCAGAGGACTTGTCGTGTCCCGCGAGCGTTTCCTGCCTGTCAAAACGACCTCAGATTTATTATTACTTCACTCCGACCTTTTTGAATTTCAGCGTGGAGCGCCCCGCTCTGCGAATCAAGATCTCCCGCAGATACGATTGAGTGAGAGTTTCACGCATCTGGAAGACTTCCATGAGCGATTTCCTGAGCCGGTTTGCATGAAGGAACTGGTTTCTTTGGAGATCGTTGGCGATGTTCGTTTTGAAGGGCGATGCACTTTTAAGGGGAATGTTCGTCTGGAATCAACAAACCTGCCCTTGGTGATTCAGGAGAACGCCATTTTAGAAAATTGCAGTTTAATTCAGTGA
- a CDS encoding outer membrane protein assembly factor — MSNLRDSIKSFERSKTYGSFQFTSIRYLLLLALVWLGLCLTPLISHAADYQVSLQAIEDGKLKETLELSSNLFQLQKAPPSTLTALVRRASSDRIRLRKVLKAFGFLAGDVAVTINGNNLDSIDTTRMNEQAPFVVELKIATGPLYSFGEIQIQGIENLEIAAPLRSGEPALASHVVDGENQIVRELNNLGYPKARISNRELRINHQKQTLEPSFTVDTGPRVQMGDLIVKGNQNTRTEFITERKTWETGDLYNPEKLQKFRSDLLGLDIFSSARLDLEEIPATDKASDQYQSPITLGLEEKPARFFGFGADATTTEGSSVRAFWGHRNFLGGGEKFRITGRVSRIGKNDFDQINNYLESNLFVPDWLDRHQNLIMNSSLENEHFDAFDRKAFTGFAGLERKFTQALSLKGGLQGEVSNVENQDGQEDFVLMGFPVDLKYDTRDDLLDPRSGVSNQLSVAPYLTLVGSGVGFTKTRISGKAYHSLDDKGHFVLAGRAVIGGISGNTLTEIPSDKRFFAGGGGSIRGYEFQSVGPLESNGDPEGGRSLLEVGLELRMRYKDFGIVPFIDGGNVFTSDWPDLDEDLQWGAGLGLRYYTPVGPVRLDVAFPVNRRPEVDDSIAFYISIGQTF, encoded by the coding sequence TTGTCAAATCTCCGCGACTCCATAAAGTCTTTTGAACGTTCAAAGACCTATGGAAGTTTTCAGTTTACCTCCATCCGATACCTGCTTTTATTAGCTCTGGTATGGCTTGGGCTGTGCCTCACTCCGCTCATTTCACACGCCGCTGACTATCAGGTCTCTTTGCAGGCGATTGAAGATGGAAAGTTAAAAGAAACCCTGGAGCTGTCGTCAAATCTGTTCCAGCTTCAAAAAGCGCCCCCCTCAACGCTCACCGCGCTCGTTCGTCGGGCCTCTTCGGATCGAATCCGCCTGCGCAAAGTTCTCAAGGCTTTTGGTTTTTTAGCGGGCGATGTCGCGGTCACCATAAACGGCAACAATCTGGACTCGATTGACACGACTCGTATGAACGAGCAGGCGCCTTTTGTCGTTGAACTGAAAATTGCAACAGGCCCACTCTATAGTTTTGGAGAAATCCAGATTCAAGGAATCGAGAATCTGGAAATCGCCGCGCCCTTGCGTTCCGGTGAACCCGCCTTGGCGTCTCATGTGGTTGACGGTGAAAATCAAATCGTCAGAGAACTCAATAATCTGGGATATCCAAAAGCCAGAATATCCAACAGGGAACTTCGCATCAACCACCAGAAACAAACATTGGAACCCTCATTCACAGTCGATACCGGCCCCAGAGTTCAAATGGGCGATCTGATCGTGAAGGGCAATCAAAACACAAGAACTGAATTCATAACGGAGCGTAAAACCTGGGAAACCGGAGATCTGTACAATCCCGAGAAACTGCAGAAATTCCGCTCCGATTTACTGGGGCTCGATATCTTTTCCTCGGCACGACTGGATCTTGAAGAAATCCCGGCAACTGATAAAGCGAGCGATCAATATCAGTCCCCTATCACTCTTGGCCTGGAAGAAAAGCCTGCAAGATTTTTTGGCTTTGGAGCGGATGCAACGACCACCGAGGGAAGCAGTGTTCGGGCCTTTTGGGGGCACCGGAATTTCCTGGGAGGCGGAGAGAAATTCCGCATCACAGGCCGCGTCAGCAGAATCGGGAAAAATGATTTTGATCAGATCAATAACTATCTGGAATCAAATTTGTTTGTTCCCGACTGGCTGGATCGGCATCAGAATCTGATCATGAACAGCAGTCTGGAGAATGAGCATTTTGACGCCTTTGACAGGAAAGCATTCACCGGTTTTGCCGGATTAGAGAGAAAATTCACTCAGGCCTTATCGCTGAAAGGCGGCTTGCAGGGAGAAGTCTCCAACGTCGAGAATCAGGACGGTCAGGAAGATTTTGTCCTCATGGGATTTCCAGTCGACTTGAAATACGATACCCGGGACGACCTTCTCGATCCGCGAAGCGGCGTGTCGAACCAGCTTTCCGTAGCGCCCTACCTCACCCTGGTCGGTTCCGGTGTCGGCTTCACGAAAACCCGCATCTCTGGCAAGGCCTATCACTCTCTCGACGACAAGGGCCATTTTGTTCTCGCCGGACGCGCTGTTATCGGAGGCATCAGCGGCAACACCCTGACAGAAATTCCATCCGACAAACGCTTCTTTGCAGGAGGAGGCGGGTCTATCCGCGGTTATGAATTCCAATCGGTTGGCCCTCTGGAATCCAACGGAGACCCCGAGGGCGGGCGGAGTCTTCTCGAAGTAGGGCTGGAACTGCGCATGCGCTACAAAGATTTTGGGATCGTACCGTTCATCGACGGCGGTAACGTGTTCACGTCGGATTGGCCCGATCTTGATGAAGACCTGCAATGGGGAGCGGGACTGGGCTTGCGTTATTACACTCCGGTCGGACCGGTGCGTCTGGACGTCGCCTTCCCCGTGAATCGTCGCCCAGAGGTTGATGATAGCATCGCTTTTTATATCAGCATCGGTCAAACCTTCTAG
- a CDS encoding undecaprenyl-diphosphate phosphatase → MDSLEIIILATLQGLTEFLPVSSSGHLIIAPHLFGFSDQGLAMDAILHLGTLAAIFVYFRKDIIELALSLLGRGNDPRSRKLAINILIATFPAGLVGLAGEDWIEANLRSTQFVALNMIFWSGIFLWADKRSKNAQGAQDDPFNLTLSVVLIIGLAQAIALLPGTSRSGITICAGLFCAMTPQAAARFSFLLGSPIILAAGLHKLLQVSPQSETLWAQPEQLLLGLGVSFLVGVCAIKLLFEVVAKFGLLPFIVYRLALALLLLIWFV, encoded by the coding sequence ATGGACTCTTTGGAAATCATCATTCTGGCGACTCTCCAGGGGTTGACCGAATTTCTTCCAGTCTCCAGTTCGGGTCATCTGATCATTGCGCCGCATTTGTTCGGATTTTCAGACCAGGGTCTGGCGATGGACGCCATTCTGCACCTCGGAACGCTGGCCGCGATTTTCGTCTATTTTCGCAAGGATATTATCGAGCTGGCCCTCTCTCTGCTGGGCCGAGGCAACGATCCGCGTTCCAGAAAACTTGCGATAAATATCCTCATCGCCACCTTTCCCGCCGGGCTGGTCGGCCTTGCAGGGGAAGACTGGATCGAGGCGAATCTGCGCTCGACCCAATTCGTCGCCCTGAATATGATCTTCTGGTCCGGGATATTTCTATGGGCGGACAAACGATCAAAAAATGCGCAGGGAGCGCAGGACGATCCCTTCAACCTGACCCTTAGCGTCGTTCTCATCATAGGCCTGGCGCAAGCGATTGCCCTGCTACCCGGCACCTCTCGTTCCGGGATCACCATCTGCGCCGGATTGTTTTGCGCCATGACCCCCCAAGCGGCGGCGCGGTTTTCATTTCTGCTTGGCAGTCCCATCATCCTTGCCGCCGGCTTGCACAAATTGCTTCAAGTCTCGCCCCAATCGGAAACCCTCTGGGCTCAACCGGAGCAACTCCTTCTGGGACTGGGAGTTTCCTTCCTTGTCGGCGTGTGCGCTATTAAACTGCTGTTTGAAGTGGTTGCCAAATTTGGCCTCCTGCCTTTCATCGTTTATCGCCTGGCTCTCGCCCTACTATTGCTCATCTGGTTTGTATAA